The Streptomyces sp. NBC_01268 genome window below encodes:
- a CDS encoding IucA/IucC family protein produces MSTSPAPHDSAQPAQPAQPALCGPPELNPAAWSRASARLLAKAIAEFSYEEVIEPLPAGPGGDDGRPSPYTLTLDDGGTLAFTARRGAYGGWRVEPGSITVDGRPATDPLDFLVRARRLLGLDGATLGHLIRELTTTLAADARLDHTALTAAALADLGYAELEGHQTGHPWLVLNKGRIGFSATDAARWAPEARRPARLPWIAVSSRIAAYRGVAGLDTPELLYARELDPEVREGFHATLRSRGLDPDGYLLLPVHPWQWDEVLLPLYAPAIASGALVPLTEDADLRLPQQSIRTFLNTSRPDRHTVKLPLSVLNTLVWRGLPTERTLAAPAVTSWVHGLRDADPFLREDCGVILLGEVASVAVEHPLYDRLPEVPYQYKELLGAIWREPLRLPPGERARTLAALLHTDPEGRAFVAELVGRSGLAPRAWLQRLFAAMMPPLLHFLYQYGTVFSPHGENAIVVFDAQDVPVRLAIKDFVDDVNISAHPLPEHATMPEDVRAVLLTEEPDFLTQFIHSGLFVGVFRYLAPLYEEQLGVPEEEFWTLLRAEILRHQARFPELKERFELFDLLVPRIERLCLNRNRLHLDGYRDRPERPHAAVHGTVPNPLA; encoded by the coding sequence GTGTCGACGTCCCCTGCACCCCACGACTCCGCACAGCCCGCACAGCCCGCACAGCCGGCCCTTTGCGGGCCGCCCGAGCTGAACCCCGCCGCCTGGAGCCGGGCGTCCGCCCGCCTGCTCGCCAAGGCCATCGCCGAGTTCTCGTACGAGGAGGTGATCGAACCCCTACCGGCCGGGCCCGGCGGGGACGACGGCCGGCCGAGCCCGTACACCCTCACCCTCGACGACGGCGGCACGCTCGCCTTCACCGCCCGCCGCGGCGCGTACGGCGGCTGGCGCGTCGAGCCCGGCTCGATCACCGTCGACGGCAGGCCCGCCACCGACCCGCTGGACTTCCTCGTCCGCGCCCGGCGCCTGCTCGGCCTCGACGGCGCCACCCTCGGGCACCTCATCCGCGAGCTCACCACCACCCTCGCCGCCGACGCCCGGCTCGACCACACCGCGCTCACCGCCGCCGCCCTCGCCGACCTCGGCTACGCGGAACTCGAAGGCCATCAGACCGGCCACCCGTGGCTCGTGCTCAACAAGGGCCGCATCGGCTTCTCCGCCACCGACGCCGCCCGCTGGGCCCCCGAGGCCCGTCGCCCGGCCCGCCTGCCGTGGATCGCCGTCAGCAGCCGGATCGCCGCCTACCGAGGCGTCGCCGGTCTCGACACCCCCGAGCTGCTCTACGCCCGCGAGCTCGACCCCGAGGTCCGCGAGGGCTTCCACGCCACGCTGCGGTCCCGCGGCCTCGACCCCGACGGGTACCTCCTCCTGCCGGTCCACCCCTGGCAGTGGGACGAGGTCCTGCTCCCGCTGTACGCCCCGGCCATCGCCTCCGGGGCCCTGGTGCCACTCACCGAGGACGCCGACCTGCGCCTGCCGCAGCAGTCGATCCGCACCTTCCTCAACACCAGCCGCCCCGACCGCCACACCGTCAAACTGCCGCTCTCCGTCCTCAACACCCTGGTCTGGCGCGGCCTGCCCACCGAGCGCACCCTCGCCGCCCCGGCCGTCACCTCCTGGGTCCACGGCCTGCGCGACGCCGACCCCTTCCTGCGCGAGGACTGCGGGGTGATCCTCCTCGGCGAGGTCGCCTCCGTCGCCGTCGAGCACCCGCTGTACGACCGGCTGCCGGAGGTGCCGTACCAATACAAGGAGCTGCTCGGGGCGATCTGGCGCGAACCCCTGCGGCTGCCGCCGGGCGAGCGCGCCCGGACCCTCGCCGCGCTGCTGCACACCGACCCCGAGGGCCGGGCCTTCGTCGCCGAGCTCGTCGGGCGCTCCGGGCTCGCCCCCCGCGCCTGGCTCCAGCGCCTCTTCGCCGCGATGATGCCGCCGCTGCTGCACTTCCTCTACCAGTACGGCACCGTCTTCTCCCCGCACGGCGAGAACGCCATCGTCGTCTTCGACGCCCAGGACGTGCCCGTACGCCTGGCGATCAAGGACTTCGTCGACGACGTGAACATCAGCGCCCACCCGCTGCCCGAGCACGCCACCATGCCGGAGGACGTCCGGGCCGTCCTGCTCACCGAGGAGCCCGACTTCCTCACCCAGTTCATCCATTCGGGCCTCTTCGTCGGCGTCTTCCGCTACCTGGCTCCCCTGTACGAGGAACAACTGGGCGTGCCGGAGGAGGAGTTCTGGACCCTGCTACGGGCCGAGATCCTCCGTCACCAGGCGCGCTTCCCGGAGCTGAAGGAACGCTTCGAGCTGTTCGACCTCCTCGTCCCCCGGATCGAGCGCCTCTGTCTCAACCGGAACCGGCTCCACCTGGACGGCTACCGCGACCGGCCCGAGCGCCCCCACGCGGCCGTCCACGGCACCGTCCCGAACCCCCTCGCGTGA
- a CDS encoding GNAT family N-acetyltransferase, whose product MPPTEAHPGTEAAGPAPATGTQPGVDDTLDLQLPEELVALLAADPPRGTADGDLLDGLADWRPADTPVGRFQLVPVRLDRDLPLLARWMNDPAVAAFWELAGPPDVTADHIRAQLDGDGRSVPCLGVLDATPMSYFEIYRADLDPLARYYPARPHDTGIHLLVGGVADRGRGVGTTLLRAVADLVLDHRPRCTRVLAEPDLRNTPSVAAFLGAGFRLSAEVELSDKRAALMVRDRALRHLL is encoded by the coding sequence GTGCCTCCCACCGAAGCGCACCCCGGCACCGAGGCCGCAGGCCCCGCACCCGCCACCGGCACCCAGCCGGGCGTCGACGACACCCTGGACCTGCAGCTGCCCGAGGAGCTCGTGGCGCTCCTCGCCGCCGACCCGCCGCGCGGGACCGCCGACGGCGACCTCCTCGACGGCCTCGCCGACTGGCGACCGGCCGACACCCCCGTGGGGCGCTTCCAGCTCGTCCCCGTCCGGCTCGACCGCGACCTGCCGCTCCTCGCCCGCTGGATGAACGACCCCGCCGTCGCCGCGTTCTGGGAGCTCGCCGGACCCCCGGACGTGACCGCCGACCACATCCGCGCCCAACTCGACGGCGACGGGCGCAGCGTCCCCTGCCTCGGCGTCCTCGACGCCACGCCGATGAGCTACTTCGAGATCTACCGGGCCGACCTCGACCCGCTCGCCCGGTACTACCCGGCGCGCCCGCACGACACCGGGATCCACCTGCTCGTCGGAGGAGTCGCCGACCGGGGCCGCGGGGTCGGCACCACCCTCCTGCGCGCCGTCGCCGACCTCGTCCTCGACCACCGGCCCCGGTGCACCCGGGTCCTCGCCGAACCCGACCTGCGCAACACCCCCTCCGTGGCGGCCTTCCTCGGCGCCGGCTTCCGCCTGTCCGCCGAGGTCGAGCTCTCCGACAAGAGGGCCGCGCTCATGGTCCGCGACCGCGCCCTGCGCCATCTCCTGTGA
- a CDS encoding ATP-dependent DNA helicase, producing the protein MTKPSLPDLLHAAVAAVGGVERPGQVTMAEAVTEAIDDGSHLLVQAGTGTGKSLGYLVPTLAQGERVVVATATLALQRQLVERDLPRTVDALHPQLRRRPEFAMLKGRSNYLCLHRLHEGVPQDEEDGLFDPFEAAAPTSKLGQDLLRLRDWSDETETGDRDDLTPGVSDRAWAQVSVSSRECLGASKCAYGPECFAEAARERAKLAEVVVTNHALLAIDAIEGAPVLPQHEVLIVDEAHELVSRVTGVATGELTPGQVNRAVRRAAKLVDEKTADQLQTAAEGFERLMELALPGRLEEIPEDLAYALMALRDASRAVITALGTTRDRAVQDEDAVRKQAMASVETVHGVAERITQGSEYDVVWYERHDRFGASLRVAPLTVSGLLREKLFADRSVVLTSATLKLGGDFNGVGASLGLAPEGTTGDDLPVWKGIDVGSPFDYPKQGILYVAKHLNRPARDGERGDMLDELTELMQAAGGRTLGLFSSMRAAQQAAEELRSRIPELPILLQGEDTLGELIKNFAADPKTCLFGTLSLWQGVDVPGPSCQLVVMDKIPFPRPDDPLMSARQKAVEDAGGNGFMAVAATHAALLMAQGAGRLVRATGDRGVVAILDPRLATARYGSYLKASLPDFWYTTDRNQVRKSLAAIDAAAGAAEA; encoded by the coding sequence ATGACGAAGCCATCCCTCCCCGACCTCCTCCACGCCGCCGTCGCCGCCGTCGGCGGCGTGGAGCGCCCCGGCCAGGTCACCATGGCCGAGGCCGTGACCGAGGCCATCGACGACGGTTCCCACCTCCTCGTCCAGGCCGGCACCGGCACCGGCAAATCCCTCGGCTACCTCGTACCCACGCTGGCGCAGGGGGAGCGGGTGGTCGTCGCGACGGCGACGCTGGCCCTCCAGCGCCAGCTCGTCGAGCGCGACCTCCCGCGGACCGTCGACGCCCTGCACCCGCAGCTGCGCCGCCGCCCGGAGTTCGCCATGCTCAAGGGCCGGTCGAACTACCTGTGCCTGCACCGCCTGCACGAGGGCGTTCCGCAGGACGAGGAGGACGGCCTCTTCGACCCCTTCGAGGCGGCCGCCCCCACCAGCAAGCTGGGCCAGGACCTGCTGCGGCTGCGGGACTGGTCCGACGAGACGGAGACCGGCGACCGGGACGACCTGACGCCGGGCGTCTCCGACCGGGCCTGGGCGCAGGTCTCGGTCTCCTCGCGCGAGTGCCTGGGCGCGAGCAAGTGCGCGTACGGCCCGGAGTGCTTCGCCGAGGCGGCCCGTGAGCGGGCCAAGCTGGCCGAGGTCGTCGTCACCAACCACGCCCTGCTCGCCATCGACGCGATCGAGGGTGCGCCGGTGCTGCCGCAGCACGAGGTGCTGATCGTCGACGAGGCCCATGAGCTCGTCTCCCGGGTGACCGGCGTCGCCACGGGCGAGCTCACGCCCGGTCAGGTCAACCGGGCGGTGCGCCGGGCGGCGAAGCTGGTGGACGAGAAGACCGCCGACCAGCTGCAGACCGCGGCCGAGGGCTTCGAGCGGCTGATGGAGCTGGCCCTGCCGGGCCGTCTCGAGGAGATCCCGGAGGACCTGGCCTACGCGCTGATGGCGCTCCGCGACGCCTCCCGCGCGGTGATCACGGCCCTCGGCACCACCCGCGACCGTGCGGTGCAGGACGAGGACGCCGTCCGCAAGCAGGCCATGGCCTCCGTGGAGACCGTTCACGGGGTCGCCGAGCGGATCACCCAGGGCTCGGAGTACGACGTCGTCTGGTACGAGCGGCACGACCGCTTCGGCGCTTCGCTGCGCGTCGCCCCGCTCACCGTCTCGGGGCTGCTGCGGGAGAAGCTGTTCGCCGACCGGTCGGTGGTCCTCACCTCCGCCACCCTCAAGCTGGGCGGCGACTTCAACGGGGTGGGCGCCTCGCTCGGGCTCGCCCCCGAGGGCACCACGGGCGACGACCTGCCGGTCTGGAAGGGCATCGACGTCGGCTCGCCCTTCGACTACCCGAAGCAGGGCATCCTCTACGTCGCCAAGCACCTGAACCGGCCCGCTCGGGACGGCGAGCGCGGCGACATGCTGGACGAGCTGACCGAGCTGATGCAGGCGGCCGGTGGGCGCACCCTGGGCCTCTTCTCCTCGATGCGGGCCGCGCAGCAGGCGGCGGAGGAGCTGCGGAGCCGGATTCCCGAGCTGCCGATCCTGCTCCAGGGCGAGGACACCCTCGGCGAGCTGATCAAGAACTTCGCGGCCGACCCGAAGACCTGTCTCTTCGGCACGCTCTCGCTGTGGCAGGGCGTCGACGTGCCGGGGCCGAGCTGCCAGCTCGTCGTGATGGACAAGATCCCCTTCCCGCGCCCCGACGACCCGCTGATGAGCGCGCGGCAGAAGGCGGTGGAGGACGCCGGCGGCAACGGCTTCATGGCGGTCGCGGCGACGCACGCGGCGCTGCTCATGGCGCAGGGCGCCGGCCGCCTGGTCAGGGCCACGGGGGACCGGGGCGTC